The proteins below are encoded in one region of Pelecanus crispus isolate bPelCri1 chromosome 4, bPelCri1.pri, whole genome shotgun sequence:
- the CHMP3 gene encoding charged multivesicular body protein 3 isoform X2 has product MGLFGKTPEKPPKELVNEWSLKIRKEMRVIDRQIRDIQREEEKVKRSIKDAAKKGQKDVCVILAKELIRSRKASTEVMKAMQNLVKIPEIQATMRELSKEMMKAGIIEEMLEDTFESLEDQEEMEEEAEMEIDKILFEITAGALGKAPSKVTDALPEPEPMGAAAAVDEEEDIEAMQSRLATLRS; this is encoded by the exons ATGGGCCTCTTCGGGAAGACCCCCGAGAAGCCGCCCAAGGAGCTG gtCAATGAATGGTCCTTGAagataaggaaagaaatgagagTGATTGATAGACAGATCAGAG ATATccagagagaagaggagaaggtgaAACGGTCAATAAAGGATGCTGCCAAAAAGGGTCAGAAAGATGTGTGTGTGATCTTGGCAAAGGAACTGATCCGCTCGCGAAAGGCC AGCACAGAAGTCATGAAAGCTATGCAAAATCTAGTGAAAATCCCTGAAATCCAAGCAACGATGAGAGAGTTGTCCAAAGAGATGATGAAG GCTGGTATCATAGAGGAGATGCTGGAGGACACCTTTGAAAGCTTGGAGGATCAGGAGGAAATGGAAGAGGAAGCCGAGATGGAAATTGACAAAATCCTTTTTGAAATTACAGCTG GGGCCTTGGGCAAAGCGCCCAGTAAAGTCACAGACGCTCTGCCAGAGCCTGAGCCCATGGGAGCGGCCGCTGCTGTTGACGAGGAGGAGGACATTGAAGCAATGCAGTCGCGATTAGCTACCCTGCGTAGCTAA
- the CHMP3 gene encoding charged multivesicular body protein 3 isoform X1 → MGLFGKTPEKPPKELVNEWSLKIRKEMRVIDRQIRDIQREEEKVKRSIKDAAKKGQKDVCVILAKELIRSRKAVSKLYASKAHMNSVLMGMKNQLAVLRVAGSLQKSTEVMKAMQNLVKIPEIQATMRELSKEMMKAGIIEEMLEDTFESLEDQEEMEEEAEMEIDKILFEITAGALGKAPSKVTDALPEPEPMGAAAAVDEEEDIEAMQSRLATLRS, encoded by the exons ATGGGCCTCTTCGGGAAGACCCCCGAGAAGCCGCCCAAGGAGCTG gtCAATGAATGGTCCTTGAagataaggaaagaaatgagagTGATTGATAGACAGATCAGAG ATATccagagagaagaggagaaggtgaAACGGTCAATAAAGGATGCTGCCAAAAAGGGTCAGAAAGATGTGTGTGTGATCTTGGCAAAGGAACTGATCCGCTCGCGAAAGGCCGTAAGCAAACTCTATGCATCCAAAGCTCACATGAACTCTGTTCTCATGGGGATGAAGAACCAGCTTG CTGTCCTGAGAGTAGCAGGTTCATTGCAGAAGAGCACAGAAGTCATGAAAGCTATGCAAAATCTAGTGAAAATCCCTGAAATCCAAGCAACGATGAGAGAGTTGTCCAAAGAGATGATGAAG GCTGGTATCATAGAGGAGATGCTGGAGGACACCTTTGAAAGCTTGGAGGATCAGGAGGAAATGGAAGAGGAAGCCGAGATGGAAATTGACAAAATCCTTTTTGAAATTACAGCTG GGGCCTTGGGCAAAGCGCCCAGTAAAGTCACAGACGCTCTGCCAGAGCCTGAGCCCATGGGAGCGGCCGCTGCTGTTGACGAGGAGGAGGACATTGAAGCAATGCAGTCGCGATTAGCTACCCTGCGTAGCTAA